One Salmo trutta chromosome 12, fSalTru1.1, whole genome shotgun sequence genomic region harbors:
- the LOC115203016 gene encoding ubiquitin-conjugating enzyme E2 Q2 isoform X4, whose translation MSVSGLKAELKFLESIFDPNHERFRIIDWKPDELNCQFNVTGEKLLIIHCNITESYPSTPPIWFVDSDDPSLTQVLERLEDVRKGSTLLLQQLKRLICDLCRLYNLPQHPDVEMLDQPLPAGPVGQDRKHGVTDEVTSEEEEEEEMGEQDIEDLDHYEMKEEEPVDGKKSEDDGIEKENLAILEKIRKNQRQDHLNVSAHLGAVSGSVQASDRLMKELREIYRSQSYKMGIYSVELVNDSLYEWHVKLRTVDPDSPLHSDLQVLKEKEGMDYILLNFSYKDNFPFDPPFVRVASPVLSGGYVLGGGALCMELLTKQGWSSAYSIESVIMQINATLVKGKARVQFGANKNQYNLARAQQSYKSLVQIHEKNGWYTPPKEDG comes from the exons ATGTCGGTTTCGGGGCTGAAGGCCGAACTGAAGTTTCTGGAGTCCATTTTTGATCCAAACCACGAACGCTTCCGAATTATTGACTGGAAACCGGATGAGCTAAACTGTCAGTTTAATGTGACTGGAGAAAAACTGTTGATTATACATTGCAACATTACG GAGTCGTACCCCTCCACACCTCCAATCTGGTTTGTGGACTCTGATGACCCGAGCCTGACACAAGTGTTGGAACGCCTTGAGGATGTCAGGAAGGGCAGCACCCTG CTCCTGCAGCAGCTAAAGCGGCTCATCTGTGACCTCTGTCGGCTGTACAACCTGCCCCAGCACCCAGATGTAGAGATGCTGGACCAGCCCCTCCCTGCCGGCCCTGTAGGACAAGACCGAAAG CATGGGGTCACAGACGAGGTCACGTccgaagaggaggaagaagaggaaatgGGAGAG CAGGACATTGAAGACCTGGACCACTATGAGATGAAAGAGGAGGAGCCAGTGGATGGGAAGAAGTCTGAGGATGACGGCATCGAGAAGGAGAACCTGGCCATCCTGGAGAAGATCCGCAAGAACCAGAGGCAGGACCACTTGAACGTAAGTGCTCATTTG GGTGCAGTGTCTGGTTCAGTGCAGGCCTCAGACCGCCTCATGAAGGAGCTCCGGGAGATATACCGGTCCCAGAGTTACAAGATGG GTATCTATTCAGTGGAGCTGGTCAATGACAGCCTGTATGAATGGCACGTCAAGCTGAGGAC CGTAGATCCAGATAGTCCCCTACACAGTGACCTGCAGGTTTTAAAGGAAAAGGAGGGAATGGATTACATTCTGCTCAACTTCTCATATAAA GATAATTTCCCCTTTGATCCACCGTTTGTACGGGTGGCTTCTCCTGTGCTGTCTGGAGG TTATGTTCTTGGAGGGGGTGCCCTGTGCATGGAGCTTCTCACAAAACAG GGCTGGAGCAGTGCCTATTCCATAGAGTCTGTAATCATGCAGATCAACGCCACTTTAGTCAAGGGAAAAGCCAGAGTGCAGTTTGGAGCCAATAAG AACCAATACAATCTTGCCAGAGCACAGCAGTCATACAAATCCCTGGTCCAGATCCATGAAAAGAACG GCTGGTACACTCCCCCTAAGGAGGATGGGTAA
- the LOC115203016 gene encoding ubiquitin-conjugating enzyme E2 Q2 isoform X7: protein MSVSGLKAELKFLESIFDPNHERFRIIDWKPDELNCQFNVTGEKLLIIHCNITESYPSTPPIWFVDSDDPSLTQVLERLEDVRKGSTLLLQQLKRLICDLCRLYNLPQHPDVEMLDQPLPAGPVGQDRKHGVTDEVTSEEEEEEEMGEDIEDLDHYEMKEEEPVDGKKSEDDGIEKENLAILEKIRKNQRQDHLNGAVSGSVQASDRLMKELREIYRSQSYKMGIYSVELVNDSLYEWHVKLRTVDPDSPLHSDLQVLKEKEGMDYILLNFSYKDNFPFDPPFVRVASPVLSGGYVLGGGALCMELLTKQGWSSAYSIESVIMQINATLVKGKARVQFGANKNQYNLARAQQSYKSLVQIHEKNGWYTPPKEDG, encoded by the exons ATGTCGGTTTCGGGGCTGAAGGCCGAACTGAAGTTTCTGGAGTCCATTTTTGATCCAAACCACGAACGCTTCCGAATTATTGACTGGAAACCGGATGAGCTAAACTGTCAGTTTAATGTGACTGGAGAAAAACTGTTGATTATACATTGCAACATTACG GAGTCGTACCCCTCCACACCTCCAATCTGGTTTGTGGACTCTGATGACCCGAGCCTGACACAAGTGTTGGAACGCCTTGAGGATGTCAGGAAGGGCAGCACCCTG CTCCTGCAGCAGCTAAAGCGGCTCATCTGTGACCTCTGTCGGCTGTACAACCTGCCCCAGCACCCAGATGTAGAGATGCTGGACCAGCCCCTCCCTGCCGGCCCTGTAGGACAAGACCGAAAG CATGGGGTCACAGACGAGGTCACGTccgaagaggaggaagaagaggaaatgGGAGAG GACATTGAAGACCTGGACCACTATGAGATGAAAGAGGAGGAGCCAGTGGATGGGAAGAAGTCTGAGGATGACGGCATCGAGAAGGAGAACCTGGCCATCCTGGAGAAGATCCGCAAGAACCAGAGGCAGGACCACTTGAAC GGTGCAGTGTCTGGTTCAGTGCAGGCCTCAGACCGCCTCATGAAGGAGCTCCGGGAGATATACCGGTCCCAGAGTTACAAGATGG GTATCTATTCAGTGGAGCTGGTCAATGACAGCCTGTATGAATGGCACGTCAAGCTGAGGAC CGTAGATCCAGATAGTCCCCTACACAGTGACCTGCAGGTTTTAAAGGAAAAGGAGGGAATGGATTACATTCTGCTCAACTTCTCATATAAA GATAATTTCCCCTTTGATCCACCGTTTGTACGGGTGGCTTCTCCTGTGCTGTCTGGAGG TTATGTTCTTGGAGGGGGTGCCCTGTGCATGGAGCTTCTCACAAAACAG GGCTGGAGCAGTGCCTATTCCATAGAGTCTGTAATCATGCAGATCAACGCCACTTTAGTCAAGGGAAAAGCCAGAGTGCAGTTTGGAGCCAATAAG AACCAATACAATCTTGCCAGAGCACAGCAGTCATACAAATCCCTGGTCCAGATCCATGAAAAGAACG GCTGGTACACTCCCCCTAAGGAGGATGGGTAA
- the LOC115203016 gene encoding ubiquitin-conjugating enzyme E2 Q2 isoform X5 — MSVSGLKAELKFLESIFDPNHERFRIIDWKPDELNCQFNVTGEKLLIIHCNITESYPSTPPIWFVDSDDPSLTQVLERLEDVRKGSTLLLQQLKRLICDLCRLYNLPQHPDVEMLDQPLPAGPVGQDRKHGVTDEVTSEEEEEEEMGEDIEDLDHYEMKEEEPVDGKKSEDDGIEKENLAILEKIRKNQRQDHLNVSAHLGAVSGSVQASDRLMKELREIYRSQSYKMGIYSVELVNDSLYEWHVKLRTVDPDSPLHSDLQVLKEKEGMDYILLNFSYKDNFPFDPPFVRVASPVLSGGYVLGGGALCMELLTKQGWSSAYSIESVIMQINATLVKGKARVQFGANKNQYNLARAQQSYKSLVQIHEKNGWYTPPKEDG, encoded by the exons ATGTCGGTTTCGGGGCTGAAGGCCGAACTGAAGTTTCTGGAGTCCATTTTTGATCCAAACCACGAACGCTTCCGAATTATTGACTGGAAACCGGATGAGCTAAACTGTCAGTTTAATGTGACTGGAGAAAAACTGTTGATTATACATTGCAACATTACG GAGTCGTACCCCTCCACACCTCCAATCTGGTTTGTGGACTCTGATGACCCGAGCCTGACACAAGTGTTGGAACGCCTTGAGGATGTCAGGAAGGGCAGCACCCTG CTCCTGCAGCAGCTAAAGCGGCTCATCTGTGACCTCTGTCGGCTGTACAACCTGCCCCAGCACCCAGATGTAGAGATGCTGGACCAGCCCCTCCCTGCCGGCCCTGTAGGACAAGACCGAAAG CATGGGGTCACAGACGAGGTCACGTccgaagaggaggaagaagaggaaatgGGAGAG GACATTGAAGACCTGGACCACTATGAGATGAAAGAGGAGGAGCCAGTGGATGGGAAGAAGTCTGAGGATGACGGCATCGAGAAGGAGAACCTGGCCATCCTGGAGAAGATCCGCAAGAACCAGAGGCAGGACCACTTGAACGTAAGTGCTCATTTG GGTGCAGTGTCTGGTTCAGTGCAGGCCTCAGACCGCCTCATGAAGGAGCTCCGGGAGATATACCGGTCCCAGAGTTACAAGATGG GTATCTATTCAGTGGAGCTGGTCAATGACAGCCTGTATGAATGGCACGTCAAGCTGAGGAC CGTAGATCCAGATAGTCCCCTACACAGTGACCTGCAGGTTTTAAAGGAAAAGGAGGGAATGGATTACATTCTGCTCAACTTCTCATATAAA GATAATTTCCCCTTTGATCCACCGTTTGTACGGGTGGCTTCTCCTGTGCTGTCTGGAGG TTATGTTCTTGGAGGGGGTGCCCTGTGCATGGAGCTTCTCACAAAACAG GGCTGGAGCAGTGCCTATTCCATAGAGTCTGTAATCATGCAGATCAACGCCACTTTAGTCAAGGGAAAAGCCAGAGTGCAGTTTGGAGCCAATAAG AACCAATACAATCTTGCCAGAGCACAGCAGTCATACAAATCCCTGGTCCAGATCCATGAAAAGAACG GCTGGTACACTCCCCCTAAGGAGGATGGGTAA
- the LOC115203016 gene encoding ubiquitin-conjugating enzyme E2 Q2 isoform X6 — MSVSGLKAELKFLESIFDPNHERFRIIDWKPDELNCQFNVTGEKLLIIHCNITESYPSTPPIWFVDSDDPSLTQVLERLEDVRKGSTLLLQQLKRLICDLCRLYNLPQHPDVEMLDQPLPAGPVGQDRKHGVTDEVTSEEEEEEEMGEQDIEDLDHYEMKEEEPVDGKKSEDDGIEKENLAILEKIRKNQRQDHLNGAVSGSVQASDRLMKELREIYRSQSYKMGIYSVELVNDSLYEWHVKLRTVDPDSPLHSDLQVLKEKEGMDYILLNFSYKDNFPFDPPFVRVASPVLSGGYVLGGGALCMELLTKQGWSSAYSIESVIMQINATLVKGKARVQFGANKNQYNLARAQQSYKSLVQIHEKNGWYTPPKEDG, encoded by the exons ATGTCGGTTTCGGGGCTGAAGGCCGAACTGAAGTTTCTGGAGTCCATTTTTGATCCAAACCACGAACGCTTCCGAATTATTGACTGGAAACCGGATGAGCTAAACTGTCAGTTTAATGTGACTGGAGAAAAACTGTTGATTATACATTGCAACATTACG GAGTCGTACCCCTCCACACCTCCAATCTGGTTTGTGGACTCTGATGACCCGAGCCTGACACAAGTGTTGGAACGCCTTGAGGATGTCAGGAAGGGCAGCACCCTG CTCCTGCAGCAGCTAAAGCGGCTCATCTGTGACCTCTGTCGGCTGTACAACCTGCCCCAGCACCCAGATGTAGAGATGCTGGACCAGCCCCTCCCTGCCGGCCCTGTAGGACAAGACCGAAAG CATGGGGTCACAGACGAGGTCACGTccgaagaggaggaagaagaggaaatgGGAGAG CAGGACATTGAAGACCTGGACCACTATGAGATGAAAGAGGAGGAGCCAGTGGATGGGAAGAAGTCTGAGGATGACGGCATCGAGAAGGAGAACCTGGCCATCCTGGAGAAGATCCGCAAGAACCAGAGGCAGGACCACTTGAAC GGTGCAGTGTCTGGTTCAGTGCAGGCCTCAGACCGCCTCATGAAGGAGCTCCGGGAGATATACCGGTCCCAGAGTTACAAGATGG GTATCTATTCAGTGGAGCTGGTCAATGACAGCCTGTATGAATGGCACGTCAAGCTGAGGAC CGTAGATCCAGATAGTCCCCTACACAGTGACCTGCAGGTTTTAAAGGAAAAGGAGGGAATGGATTACATTCTGCTCAACTTCTCATATAAA GATAATTTCCCCTTTGATCCACCGTTTGTACGGGTGGCTTCTCCTGTGCTGTCTGGAGG TTATGTTCTTGGAGGGGGTGCCCTGTGCATGGAGCTTCTCACAAAACAG GGCTGGAGCAGTGCCTATTCCATAGAGTCTGTAATCATGCAGATCAACGCCACTTTAGTCAAGGGAAAAGCCAGAGTGCAGTTTGGAGCCAATAAG AACCAATACAATCTTGCCAGAGCACAGCAGTCATACAAATCCCTGGTCCAGATCCATGAAAAGAACG GCTGGTACACTCCCCCTAAGGAGGATGGGTAA
- the LOC115203016 gene encoding ubiquitin-conjugating enzyme E2 Q2 isoform X3, with the protein MSVSGLKAELKFLESIFDPNHERFRIIDWKPDELNCQFNVTGEKLLIIHCNITESYPSTPPIWFVDSDDPSLTQVLERLEDVRKGSTLLLQQLKRLICDLCRLYNLPQHPDVEMLDQPLPAGPVGQDRKHGVTDEVTSEEEEEEEMGEQDIEDLDHYEMKEEEPVDGKKSEDDGIEKENLAILEKIRKNQRQDHLNGAVSGSVQASDRLMKELREIYRSQSYKMGIYSVELVNDSLYEWHVKLRTVDPDSPLHSDLQVLKEKEGMDYILLNFSYKDNFPFDPPFVRVASPVLSGGYVLGGGALCMELLTKQGWSSAYSIESVIMQINATLVKGKARVQFGANKNQYNLARAQQSYKSLVQIHEKNGECYHLHFTSSYLTLRLHPFIHQFP; encoded by the exons ATGTCGGTTTCGGGGCTGAAGGCCGAACTGAAGTTTCTGGAGTCCATTTTTGATCCAAACCACGAACGCTTCCGAATTATTGACTGGAAACCGGATGAGCTAAACTGTCAGTTTAATGTGACTGGAGAAAAACTGTTGATTATACATTGCAACATTACG GAGTCGTACCCCTCCACACCTCCAATCTGGTTTGTGGACTCTGATGACCCGAGCCTGACACAAGTGTTGGAACGCCTTGAGGATGTCAGGAAGGGCAGCACCCTG CTCCTGCAGCAGCTAAAGCGGCTCATCTGTGACCTCTGTCGGCTGTACAACCTGCCCCAGCACCCAGATGTAGAGATGCTGGACCAGCCCCTCCCTGCCGGCCCTGTAGGACAAGACCGAAAG CATGGGGTCACAGACGAGGTCACGTccgaagaggaggaagaagaggaaatgGGAGAG CAGGACATTGAAGACCTGGACCACTATGAGATGAAAGAGGAGGAGCCAGTGGATGGGAAGAAGTCTGAGGATGACGGCATCGAGAAGGAGAACCTGGCCATCCTGGAGAAGATCCGCAAGAACCAGAGGCAGGACCACTTGAAC GGTGCAGTGTCTGGTTCAGTGCAGGCCTCAGACCGCCTCATGAAGGAGCTCCGGGAGATATACCGGTCCCAGAGTTACAAGATGG GTATCTATTCAGTGGAGCTGGTCAATGACAGCCTGTATGAATGGCACGTCAAGCTGAGGAC CGTAGATCCAGATAGTCCCCTACACAGTGACCTGCAGGTTTTAAAGGAAAAGGAGGGAATGGATTACATTCTGCTCAACTTCTCATATAAA GATAATTTCCCCTTTGATCCACCGTTTGTACGGGTGGCTTCTCCTGTGCTGTCTGGAGG TTATGTTCTTGGAGGGGGTGCCCTGTGCATGGAGCTTCTCACAAAACAG GGCTGGAGCAGTGCCTATTCCATAGAGTCTGTAATCATGCAGATCAACGCCACTTTAGTCAAGGGAAAAGCCAGAGTGCAGTTTGGAGCCAATAAG AACCAATACAATCTTGCCAGAGCACAGCAGTCATACAAATCCCTGGTCCAGATCCATGAAAAGAACGGTGAGTGTTACCATCTCCACTTCACATCATCATATTTGACCTTGAGATTACATCCCTTTATACATCAGTttccgtaa
- the LOC115203016 gene encoding ubiquitin-conjugating enzyme E2 Q2 isoform X1, translating into MSVSGLKAELKFLESIFDPNHERFRIIDWKPDELNCQFNVTGEKLLIIHCNITESYPSTPPIWFVDSDDPSLTQVLERLEDVRKGSTLLLQQLKRLICDLCRLYNLPQHPDVEMLDQPLPAGPVGQDRKHGVTDEVTSEEEEEEEMGEQDIEDLDHYEMKEEEPVDGKKSEDDGIEKENLAILEKIRKNQRQDHLNVSAHLGAVSGSVQASDRLMKELREIYRSQSYKMGIYSVELVNDSLYEWHVKLRTVDPDSPLHSDLQVLKEKEGMDYILLNFSYKDNFPFDPPFVRVASPVLSGGYVLGGGALCMELLTKQGWSSAYSIESVIMQINATLVKGKARVQFGANKNQYNLARAQQSYKSLVQIHEKNGECYHLHFTSSYLTLRLHPFIHQFP; encoded by the exons ATGTCGGTTTCGGGGCTGAAGGCCGAACTGAAGTTTCTGGAGTCCATTTTTGATCCAAACCACGAACGCTTCCGAATTATTGACTGGAAACCGGATGAGCTAAACTGTCAGTTTAATGTGACTGGAGAAAAACTGTTGATTATACATTGCAACATTACG GAGTCGTACCCCTCCACACCTCCAATCTGGTTTGTGGACTCTGATGACCCGAGCCTGACACAAGTGTTGGAACGCCTTGAGGATGTCAGGAAGGGCAGCACCCTG CTCCTGCAGCAGCTAAAGCGGCTCATCTGTGACCTCTGTCGGCTGTACAACCTGCCCCAGCACCCAGATGTAGAGATGCTGGACCAGCCCCTCCCTGCCGGCCCTGTAGGACAAGACCGAAAG CATGGGGTCACAGACGAGGTCACGTccgaagaggaggaagaagaggaaatgGGAGAG CAGGACATTGAAGACCTGGACCACTATGAGATGAAAGAGGAGGAGCCAGTGGATGGGAAGAAGTCTGAGGATGACGGCATCGAGAAGGAGAACCTGGCCATCCTGGAGAAGATCCGCAAGAACCAGAGGCAGGACCACTTGAACGTAAGTGCTCATTTG GGTGCAGTGTCTGGTTCAGTGCAGGCCTCAGACCGCCTCATGAAGGAGCTCCGGGAGATATACCGGTCCCAGAGTTACAAGATGG GTATCTATTCAGTGGAGCTGGTCAATGACAGCCTGTATGAATGGCACGTCAAGCTGAGGAC CGTAGATCCAGATAGTCCCCTACACAGTGACCTGCAGGTTTTAAAGGAAAAGGAGGGAATGGATTACATTCTGCTCAACTTCTCATATAAA GATAATTTCCCCTTTGATCCACCGTTTGTACGGGTGGCTTCTCCTGTGCTGTCTGGAGG TTATGTTCTTGGAGGGGGTGCCCTGTGCATGGAGCTTCTCACAAAACAG GGCTGGAGCAGTGCCTATTCCATAGAGTCTGTAATCATGCAGATCAACGCCACTTTAGTCAAGGGAAAAGCCAGAGTGCAGTTTGGAGCCAATAAG AACCAATACAATCTTGCCAGAGCACAGCAGTCATACAAATCCCTGGTCCAGATCCATGAAAAGAACGGTGAGTGTTACCATCTCCACTTCACATCATCATATTTGACCTTGAGATTACATCCCTTTATACATCAGTttccgtaa
- the LOC115203016 gene encoding ubiquitin-conjugating enzyme E2 Q2 isoform X2, whose translation MSVSGLKAELKFLESIFDPNHERFRIIDWKPDELNCQFNVTGEKLLIIHCNITESYPSTPPIWFVDSDDPSLTQVLERLEDVRKGSTLLLQQLKRLICDLCRLYNLPQHPDVEMLDQPLPAGPVGQDRKHGVTDEVTSEEEEEEEMGEDIEDLDHYEMKEEEPVDGKKSEDDGIEKENLAILEKIRKNQRQDHLNVSAHLGAVSGSVQASDRLMKELREIYRSQSYKMGIYSVELVNDSLYEWHVKLRTVDPDSPLHSDLQVLKEKEGMDYILLNFSYKDNFPFDPPFVRVASPVLSGGYVLGGGALCMELLTKQGWSSAYSIESVIMQINATLVKGKARVQFGANKNQYNLARAQQSYKSLVQIHEKNGECYHLHFTSSYLTLRLHPFIHQFP comes from the exons ATGTCGGTTTCGGGGCTGAAGGCCGAACTGAAGTTTCTGGAGTCCATTTTTGATCCAAACCACGAACGCTTCCGAATTATTGACTGGAAACCGGATGAGCTAAACTGTCAGTTTAATGTGACTGGAGAAAAACTGTTGATTATACATTGCAACATTACG GAGTCGTACCCCTCCACACCTCCAATCTGGTTTGTGGACTCTGATGACCCGAGCCTGACACAAGTGTTGGAACGCCTTGAGGATGTCAGGAAGGGCAGCACCCTG CTCCTGCAGCAGCTAAAGCGGCTCATCTGTGACCTCTGTCGGCTGTACAACCTGCCCCAGCACCCAGATGTAGAGATGCTGGACCAGCCCCTCCCTGCCGGCCCTGTAGGACAAGACCGAAAG CATGGGGTCACAGACGAGGTCACGTccgaagaggaggaagaagaggaaatgGGAGAG GACATTGAAGACCTGGACCACTATGAGATGAAAGAGGAGGAGCCAGTGGATGGGAAGAAGTCTGAGGATGACGGCATCGAGAAGGAGAACCTGGCCATCCTGGAGAAGATCCGCAAGAACCAGAGGCAGGACCACTTGAACGTAAGTGCTCATTTG GGTGCAGTGTCTGGTTCAGTGCAGGCCTCAGACCGCCTCATGAAGGAGCTCCGGGAGATATACCGGTCCCAGAGTTACAAGATGG GTATCTATTCAGTGGAGCTGGTCAATGACAGCCTGTATGAATGGCACGTCAAGCTGAGGAC CGTAGATCCAGATAGTCCCCTACACAGTGACCTGCAGGTTTTAAAGGAAAAGGAGGGAATGGATTACATTCTGCTCAACTTCTCATATAAA GATAATTTCCCCTTTGATCCACCGTTTGTACGGGTGGCTTCTCCTGTGCTGTCTGGAGG TTATGTTCTTGGAGGGGGTGCCCTGTGCATGGAGCTTCTCACAAAACAG GGCTGGAGCAGTGCCTATTCCATAGAGTCTGTAATCATGCAGATCAACGCCACTTTAGTCAAGGGAAAAGCCAGAGTGCAGTTTGGAGCCAATAAG AACCAATACAATCTTGCCAGAGCACAGCAGTCATACAAATCCCTGGTCCAGATCCATGAAAAGAACGGTGAGTGTTACCATCTCCACTTCACATCATCATATTTGACCTTGAGATTACATCCCTTTATACATCAGTttccgtaa